A stretch of Desulfurivibrio alkaliphilus AHT 2 DNA encodes these proteins:
- the istA gene encoding IS21 family transposase, translating to MFQYRQVLTQMRSVQSDRQIAKAKLMGRRKAAQLRALAQQQGWLDPAQELPDDAELAKVLALPAPGESAVPMLLPYQEQLKTWQAAGINGTTMYQALVREHGFTGSYSSVRRFLKTLKEDNPQATVMLDFAPGEAAQVDFGSGPKLLDSQTGKPFSTWVFVMTLAFSRHQYAEIVRDQKVATWLGCHRRAFEFFGGVPAKVMIDNLKAGIIKACWHDPAVNRSYAEFAEGYGFLISPCPPRQPQMKGRVESGVKYVKNNFLPLREFRSLVDANRQLKEWVLATAGNRSHGTTKQKPLVMFAEAEKAFLKPLPAVAPELAVWAEHKLHGNCHLQFDKAYYSAPFKLVHKKLWVKATETTVKIYHQHQQVAVHPRCARPGQKATCVDHLPPDAVAYLMRDPQWCLKQAGEIGPRCHHLVKRLLSHRVVDHLRAAQGVLRLAGKYGPERLEAACHRALIYDSPQYITVKTILGKGLDQQPPETEPVAAGVAYRGQGRFQRQQLFH from the coding sequence ATGTTTCAATACCGTCAAGTTCTTACCCAAATGCGGTCGGTTCAATCCGACCGCCAGATCGCCAAGGCTAAGCTGATGGGCCGCCGCAAGGCCGCGCAGTTACGGGCCTTGGCTCAGCAGCAGGGCTGGCTCGATCCCGCCCAAGAGTTGCCGGATGATGCCGAGCTGGCCAAGGTGCTCGCGCTGCCGGCCCCGGGCGAATCGGCGGTGCCGATGCTGCTGCCGTACCAGGAGCAGCTCAAGACCTGGCAGGCGGCCGGGATCAACGGCACCACCATGTACCAGGCCCTGGTGCGTGAGCATGGCTTTACCGGCAGCTACTCCTCGGTCAGACGTTTTCTTAAGACCCTCAAAGAGGACAACCCTCAAGCCACGGTAATGCTGGACTTTGCTCCCGGCGAAGCGGCCCAGGTGGACTTCGGTTCCGGCCCCAAGCTGCTTGATTCCCAGACCGGCAAGCCGTTTTCCACCTGGGTGTTCGTCATGACCCTGGCCTTCAGCCGGCACCAGTACGCCGAGATCGTCCGCGACCAGAAGGTGGCGACCTGGCTGGGTTGTCACCGCCGGGCCTTCGAGTTCTTCGGCGGGGTGCCGGCCAAGGTGATGATCGACAACCTCAAGGCCGGGATCATCAAGGCCTGCTGGCACGATCCGGCGGTGAACCGTTCCTACGCCGAGTTTGCCGAAGGTTACGGCTTTCTGATCTCGCCCTGCCCGCCGCGCCAACCCCAGATGAAGGGGCGGGTGGAATCCGGCGTCAAATACGTCAAAAACAACTTCCTGCCCTTGCGCGAGTTCCGTAGCTTGGTCGACGCCAATCGTCAGCTTAAGGAGTGGGTGCTGGCAACGGCCGGCAACCGTAGCCACGGCACCACCAAGCAAAAGCCGCTGGTCATGTTCGCCGAGGCGGAGAAGGCTTTTCTTAAACCTTTGCCCGCCGTGGCCCCGGAGTTGGCGGTTTGGGCCGAGCACAAGCTGCACGGCAACTGCCATCTCCAGTTCGACAAAGCCTACTACTCCGCCCCCTTCAAGCTGGTGCACAAAAAGCTGTGGGTCAAGGCGACGGAAACCACCGTCAAGATCTACCACCAGCATCAACAGGTGGCGGTCCATCCCCGCTGTGCCCGACCCGGCCAGAAGGCCACCTGTGTCGACCACCTACCACCGGACGCCGTCGCCTACCTGATGCGCGATCCCCAGTGGTGCCTCAAACAGGCCGGTGAGATCGGTCCCCGCTGCCACCACCTGGTCAAGCGGCTGTTGAGCCACCGGGTGGTTGATCATCTCCGGGCGGCCCAGGGGGTGCTCCGGTTGGCCGGCAAATACGGCCCGGAGCGGCTGGAAGCCGCCTGTCACCGGGCGCTGATCTACGACAGCCCCCAATACATCACGGTCAAAACCATCCTCGGCAAGGGGCTTGACCAACAGCCCCCGGAAACGGAACCGGTGGCGGCCGGCGTGGCCTACCGCGGCCAGGGCCGCTTCCAGCGCCAACAACTTTTTCACTGA
- a CDS encoding restriction endonuclease, which translates to MITQHVPDRWQALQAEVGRILSECGFSVEVERKIQSARGTIEIDVYAEETVRGRKYAIACECKHWKSRIPQAVVHGFRTVVQEIGANIGYIVSMEGFQLGAIIASDLTNLKLVTWQEFQDIFEESWFEEFFSKEIDEKLGGLMTYAEPILPAWFEQMTEEDRVKYFSLKEKHDLFGIVMQSLGPYSRLLHKDPIQALPLRARLKPDPLLSTIPDHILDETAYRELLDASITHGEAALAEFRVLRNKYAT; encoded by the coding sequence ATGATTACTCAACATGTTCCAGATCGTTGGCAAGCATTGCAGGCCGAAGTTGGCCGCATTCTTTCCGAATGTGGTTTCTCCGTCGAAGTAGAGCGCAAAATTCAATCTGCTCGAGGCACTATTGAAATTGACGTGTACGCGGAGGAGACTGTCCGGGGAAGGAAGTACGCCATCGCCTGTGAATGCAAACATTGGAAGTCACGCATCCCCCAAGCTGTCGTCCATGGGTTCAGAACGGTAGTTCAAGAGATAGGTGCCAATATTGGGTACATAGTTTCCATGGAGGGTTTTCAATTGGGGGCCATAATTGCAAGCGACCTTACCAACTTAAAGCTCGTGACTTGGCAGGAATTTCAAGACATCTTCGAGGAAAGTTGGTTCGAAGAGTTCTTCTCAAAAGAGATAGACGAAAAGCTGGGTGGCTTAATGACCTATGCCGAACCAATCCTGCCAGCATGGTTTGAACAGATGACTGAGGAGGACAGGGTTAAGTATTTCTCGCTCAAAGAAAAACATGACCTGTTCGGAATAGTTATGCAGTCTCTAGGCCCTTATAGCCGTCTTCTGCACAAAGATCCAATCCAGGCGCTGCCGCTGCGTGCGAGGCTCAAGCCTGATCCACTATTAAGCACGATTCCAGATCACATTTTGGACGAAACTGCTTACCGTGAACTCTTGGATGCTTCGATTACTCATGGTGAAGCGGCTCTTGCCGAGTTCAGAGTTTTGCGAAACAAGTATGCGACATAA
- a CDS encoding DEAD/DEAH box helicase: MKYVLPVNHGLSERVIKTLMFTEDGGPSLTDAQYAALKAGIGTGSSALVVSPTSTGKTQIAVWAIANGIEANANTVYLVTHRALAKQKFEDFKKLLSAEYFKGDLSGIVLATGDNVVNGKGECPADPLRSQLLVATYEKYLAMLSASGVPSSMANTVVVCDEIQLLGDKYRGQNVEVLLTLLRNAGWKQFVGLSAVLYPKDAEELSSWLNVTLVRVTTREKDLRYEYWSTSGIESELLSNLVYGVLRRPSA; this comes from the coding sequence ATGAAATATGTACTTCCAGTAAACCATGGTTTATCTGAAAGGGTCATCAAAACTTTGATGTTCACCGAAGATGGTGGTCCATCACTTACCGATGCGCAATATGCAGCTCTTAAAGCTGGCATAGGCACCGGTAGCAGCGCATTAGTTGTTTCTCCCACTTCAACCGGAAAGACACAGATCGCCGTTTGGGCTATCGCAAATGGCATTGAGGCGAACGCAAATACCGTCTATTTAGTAACTCATCGGGCTCTGGCAAAACAAAAATTTGAGGATTTCAAAAAGTTGCTGAGTGCAGAATATTTTAAAGGAGACCTTTCTGGAATTGTCCTCGCAACCGGTGATAATGTGGTTAATGGCAAAGGCGAGTGTCCTGCAGACCCGCTAAGATCCCAGCTACTTGTCGCTACCTATGAGAAATACTTGGCAATGCTATCTGCTTCTGGTGTGCCTTCGTCGATGGCTAATACCGTTGTAGTGTGTGACGAAATCCAGTTGCTAGGTGACAAATATCGTGGACAGAATGTAGAGGTCCTTCTTACCCTCTTAAGAAATGCTGGATGGAAACAATTTGTTGGTCTTTCGGCAGTCCTTTATCCAAAAGATGCAGAAGAGCTTTCTAGTTGGCTCAATGTTACTCTGGTCCGTGTTACTACTCGCGAAAAAGATCTTCGATATGAGTATTGGAGCACATCAGGCATAGAAAGTGAGTTATTGTCAAATCTGGTGTACGGAGTCCTCAGGCGGCCATCCGCATAG
- a CDS encoding IS256 family transposase — protein MTKSTPTALSQQGNNVADPLTDLLRDGARMLIAQAVEAELQAFMAQYSSRLEDGRRTVVRNGYLPGRTIQTGIGDVEVKVPKVRDRSGQGLKFNSSLLPPYLKRARSVDELLPWLYLRGISTGDYQEALAALLGEQAKGLSANTISRLKAKWLAEHTKWRQRDLNGKRYVYWWVDGIYSNVRMDDKLCLLVIIGVTDQGHKELIAVEDGYRESSDSWYELLAGLRARGLTTGPELAVGDGSLGFWNALGRVYPKTRHQRCWVHKTANVLNKMPKKLQLKAKADLHDIWMAETKEDASQAFDRMLARFEDKYPKAMECLAKDRDELLAFYDFPAEHWVHIRTTNPIESAFATVRLRSKRSRNCGSRDTTLTMVFKLLQSAEKRWKKIKGFRRLAEVVTGIQFKNGIKVSDQPMRMAA, from the coding sequence ATGACCAAGTCTACCCCAACCGCTCTTTCACAACAAGGAAACAATGTCGCCGACCCGCTTACCGACCTTTTGCGCGATGGTGCCAGGATGCTGATTGCCCAGGCCGTAGAAGCTGAATTACAGGCCTTCATGGCCCAATACTCCAGCCGCTTGGAAGATGGCCGCAGGACAGTGGTCCGAAACGGCTATCTTCCCGGTCGCACGATCCAGACCGGAATCGGCGATGTCGAGGTCAAAGTTCCCAAGGTGCGAGATCGTAGCGGCCAAGGCCTCAAGTTCAACAGCAGTTTGTTGCCGCCTTATCTGAAGCGGGCGCGCAGTGTCGATGAGTTGCTGCCCTGGCTTTACCTGCGAGGAATTTCCACCGGCGATTACCAGGAGGCCCTGGCCGCACTCCTCGGGGAACAGGCCAAGGGGTTGTCGGCCAACACCATCTCCCGCTTGAAAGCCAAATGGCTGGCCGAGCACACCAAATGGCGGCAACGTGACCTGAACGGAAAACGCTACGTTTACTGGTGGGTGGATGGCATCTACAGCAACGTCCGCATGGATGACAAGCTTTGCCTGCTGGTGATCATTGGAGTTACCGACCAGGGGCACAAGGAACTGATAGCGGTGGAGGATGGCTACCGGGAGTCAAGCGACAGCTGGTATGAACTTCTCGCCGGGCTGCGGGCTCGGGGCCTGACCACAGGCCCCGAGTTGGCGGTTGGCGATGGTTCCTTGGGGTTCTGGAACGCCTTGGGCAGGGTCTATCCGAAGACCCGCCACCAACGCTGCTGGGTTCACAAAACGGCCAACGTGCTGAACAAGATGCCCAAAAAGCTTCAGCTCAAGGCCAAGGCTGATTTGCATGATATCTGGATGGCTGAGACCAAGGAAGATGCCAGCCAGGCTTTTGATCGTATGCTGGCCCGTTTCGAAGACAAATACCCCAAGGCCATGGAGTGCCTGGCCAAGGACCGGGACGAGTTGCTGGCTTTTTACGATTTTCCAGCCGAACACTGGGTGCATATCAGGACCACCAACCCCATCGAGTCGGCCTTTGCCACTGTGCGCCTGCGCAGCAAGAGATCACGGAACTGCGGTTCCAGGGACACCACCCTGACCATGGTCTTTAAGCTGCTGCAAAGCGCTGAAAAAAGATGGAAAAAGATCAAGGGATTTCGCCGGCTGGCTGAGGTCGTCACCGGCATACAATTCAAAAACGGAATCAAGGTGTCAGATCAACCTATGCGGATGGCCGCCTGA
- a CDS encoding helicase-related protein encodes MRKQDVHELASADLEYRIAKRGHQVPLDFGDLPVTTSNSFLSKALAHRIAIHSTDLTDEERKIVEDGLINGKVDVVYATSTLAAGVNFPLGAAIFYRWQRYSFDERAHLPINPAEFHNMAGRVGRMGSDHEEGRVIFFPETGSFSDSYKRYLELDALPPIVCRIGSAAFDQLSLQLVASGLCHTRDDVKKLVCTSFSGLREEDYN; translated from the coding sequence ATGAGAAAACAAGATGTTCACGAACTCGCTTCAGCTGACTTGGAATATCGAATAGCTAAGAGAGGTCATCAGGTCCCATTAGATTTTGGAGATCTTCCCGTTACTACATCCAATTCCTTTCTCTCGAAAGCACTTGCACATCGAATAGCGATTCACAGTACTGACCTTACAGATGAGGAAAGAAAAATTGTTGAAGATGGCTTAATAAACGGAAAAGTTGATGTAGTATACGCTACATCAACCCTAGCTGCTGGAGTCAATTTCCCATTAGGTGCAGCAATATTTTACCGATGGCAAAGATATAGTTTCGACGAAAGAGCGCATCTTCCAATAAATCCCGCGGAGTTTCACAACATGGCTGGACGAGTCGGTAGGATGGGCTCAGACCATGAAGAGGGGCGAGTAATTTTTTTCCCTGAAACAGGATCGTTTTCAGACTCTTATAAAAGATATCTGGAATTAGATGCACTCCCCCCTATTGTATGTAGAATTGGTTCAGCTGCTTTCGATCAGTTGAGTCTTCAGTTAGTTGCTTCAGGTCTATGCCATACGCGTGATGATGTTAAGAAATTGGTTTGTACATCTTTTAGTGGGCTTCGCGAAGAAGATTATAACTGA
- a CDS encoding IS4 family transposase, which translates to MQNITGSQEQQAVRQLNSKVDQFFDNFSLGTLLNRAGIRKLRGASPVRLLKSIFMLAFNQENFFRGIVEREQGFGKDAAYDLLQGANYNWRRLLLQLAAKIATVFSLLTEEPKRKVLIIDDSTYERPHARKVELLARVRDNCRKRFTRGFKLLTMAWSDGYNTLPVDFALLSSREPEKRLWGEKRRLDRRCCAARRRQEAVTKSTDLLDGMIKRIMASGIDFGYILMDSWFAFPSIIRKLHRHRPVICMLKDMPNIRFRHQGVSRRVGEIYRNLHKRPGRAKILASTTVELTCGLPAKIVFVRHRSTKNWLALLSTDLELGEEEIVQTYGKRWDIEVMFKVVKHYLNLEKEVQMRNFDGLIAHATIVMIRYCFLSFQQRMDNDERALGSLFYACAEEMQDITLLEALQRIMTLALDKIRQLGELTEDAVRRIINVLMDTACHMLLSPAGNGRNKNILTAS; encoded by the coding sequence ATGCAAAATATCACGGGCAGCCAAGAACAGCAAGCAGTAAGGCAACTGAACAGCAAAGTCGATCAGTTCTTTGACAACTTCTCCCTCGGCACCCTGCTCAACCGGGCGGGTATCCGTAAGCTGCGGGGCGCTTCGCCGGTTCGGCTGCTGAAGTCCATCTTCATGCTGGCCTTCAACCAGGAGAACTTCTTTCGCGGAATCGTGGAACGGGAGCAGGGCTTTGGCAAGGACGCCGCCTATGACCTCCTGCAGGGGGCCAACTACAACTGGCGCCGGCTGCTGCTGCAACTGGCGGCCAAAATCGCCACCGTTTTCTCCCTGCTGACCGAGGAGCCAAAACGGAAGGTGCTGATCATCGACGACAGCACCTACGAACGGCCCCATGCCCGCAAGGTGGAGTTGCTGGCCAGGGTGCGTGACAACTGCCGTAAACGGTTTACCAGGGGCTTCAAGCTGCTGACCATGGCCTGGTCGGATGGTTACAACACCTTGCCGGTGGACTTTGCCTTGCTTTCTTCGCGTGAACCGGAGAAACGTTTGTGGGGTGAGAAAAGACGACTTGACCGGCGTTGTTGCGCTGCCCGGCGCCGGCAAGAGGCGGTGACCAAGTCCACCGATCTGCTGGATGGTATGATCAAGCGGATCATGGCAAGCGGCATCGACTTCGGTTACATCCTGATGGACAGTTGGTTCGCCTTTCCCTCGATCATCAGGAAACTGCACCGGCATAGGCCAGTGATCTGCATGCTGAAGGACATGCCCAATATCCGTTTCCGGCATCAGGGTGTTTCCCGGCGAGTGGGGGAAATCTACCGGAACCTGCACAAACGACCGGGGCGGGCCAAAATCCTGGCCAGCACCACGGTGGAGCTGACATGTGGCTTGCCGGCCAAAATTGTCTTCGTCCGGCATCGCAGCACCAAAAACTGGCTGGCCCTGTTGTCCACCGATCTGGAACTCGGCGAGGAGGAGATCGTTCAGACCTACGGTAAACGGTGGGATATCGAGGTGATGTTCAAAGTGGTCAAGCACTACCTCAACCTGGAAAAGGAGGTGCAGATGCGGAATTTCGACGGACTGATCGCCCATGCCACCATAGTCATGATCCGTTACTGCTTCCTCTCCTTCCAGCAGCGGATGGACAACGATGAGCGGGCTTTGGGCTCCCTCTTCTACGCCTGTGCCGAGGAGATGCAGGACATCACCCTGCTCGAAGCGCTCCAGCGCATCATGACCCTGGCCCTGGACAAAATACGGCAACTCGGTGAGCTCACCGAAGATGCCGTGCGAAGAATCATCAATGTATTGATGGATACAGCTTGTCATATGTTGTTATCCCCAGCGGGAAATGGCAGAAATAAAAACATTTTAACGGCCAGTTAG
- a CDS encoding three-Cys-motif partner protein TcmP yields MVKVNYEWQLGCQPPVIQQHSIAKHEILRAYLLAYLRTLVSSPAQEVFRLTLVDGFAGGGVYKHAKKGGEIIGSPFVMLQAVKEAEFLINKDRHKKVRFLVDYFFIEQNVNTFEVLKHQLNERGYGKNIGDSIHLFRSDFLSESEKIFSFIRKKGRAARAIFLLDQYGYSEVPITSIANLLYTLPGSEVIFTFSVDSFINYASDNDCTIKVLNKIGLSNLFRDKSIEEIKKSNSKWRLFIQSSLYQHLVQKCGAKYYTPFFIRSSKGHGDYWLLHFSQQPRARDVMTRIHWDKNNYFIHYGDSGLDMFNMLGYDPNKDEDYTGQLKLFCFDDSAQNSSVSKLQDQIPRLIYPNPEGVSLSNLFSETCNSTPASLDIYRKALGQLIKNKQLEIVSPDGKRRRSAGAIHDKDRIMPPRQRRFIFNKIAK; encoded by the coding sequence TTGGTAAAAGTTAACTACGAATGGCAGCTAGGTTGCCAACCACCTGTTATTCAGCAACATAGCATTGCCAAGCATGAAATTTTACGTGCTTATTTGCTAGCCTATCTTCGAACTTTGGTGTCGTCACCGGCTCAAGAAGTTTTTCGCTTGACTCTGGTGGACGGTTTTGCAGGAGGCGGCGTATATAAGCACGCCAAAAAAGGGGGCGAAATAATCGGATCACCCTTTGTCATGCTTCAGGCTGTCAAGGAAGCAGAGTTTTTGATCAACAAAGATCGTCATAAAAAAGTTAGATTTTTGGTAGACTATTTTTTTATTGAGCAAAATGTTAATACATTTGAAGTATTGAAGCATCAGCTTAACGAGCGAGGCTATGGCAAAAATATTGGAGATTCTATTCATTTGTTTAGATCGGACTTTTTGTCGGAATCAGAAAAAATTTTCTCATTCATTAGAAAAAAAGGAAGAGCTGCCAGAGCAATTTTCTTGCTAGACCAATATGGATACTCGGAAGTTCCGATTACGTCTATAGCGAATCTTTTATATACACTCCCTGGAAGTGAAGTTATATTCACATTTTCTGTAGATTCATTTATAAATTATGCTAGTGACAACGATTGCACAATAAAAGTATTGAATAAAATTGGTTTATCAAACTTGTTTCGTGACAAATCCATAGAAGAGATAAAAAAATCAAATTCAAAATGGCGTCTTTTTATTCAAAGTAGTTTGTATCAGCACTTGGTTCAAAAATGCGGGGCCAAATATTATACGCCTTTCTTCATACGTTCATCAAAAGGCCATGGTGACTATTGGCTTCTTCATTTTTCCCAGCAACCTCGCGCAAGGGATGTTATGACTCGTATTCACTGGGATAAAAACAATTATTTTATCCATTATGGCGACTCCGGTTTAGATATGTTTAATATGCTTGGCTATGATCCAAATAAAGATGAGGACTACACTGGCCAATTGAAGCTGTTTTGTTTTGACGATTCGGCGCAGAATAGTAGTGTGTCTAAATTGCAGGATCAAATTCCGCGTCTAATTTACCCTAATCCTGAAGGCGTATCGCTCAGCAATCTTTTTTCAGAAACGTGCAATAGCACTCCAGCATCATTGGATATTTATCGCAAAGCCCTTGGGCAACTTATAAAAAACAAGCAGCTAGAAATAGTAAGTCCGGATGGAAAAAGAAGGCGTTCGGCAGGTGCTATTCATGACAAAGATAGAATAATGCCACCACGTCAACGGCGTTTTATTTTTAATAAAATAGCAAAATAG
- a CDS encoding phage Gp37/Gp68 family protein has translation MGTNRIEWTERTWNPTIGCSQISPGCNNCYAEAMAKRLKGMGTKGYENGFRLTLLPDRLNEPLSRKKPTLYFVNSMSDLFHGKVPFSYIDQVINVIERSPQHTFQILTKRAKRMANYFSGKHVPENTWLGVTVENKSHGLPRLDELRKISASIRFLSIEPLLEDLGTVNLDGIDWVIVGGESGPKARLMQKEWVCNIREQCQLQSVAFFFKQWGGWGADGVRRNKKKNGRELDGQVWNQTPKISRQHEPIKTRMGGTW, from the coding sequence ATGGGCACCAACCGAATAGAGTGGACAGAAAGGACCTGGAATCCTACAATTGGATGCAGTCAGATCTCGCCTGGCTGTAACAATTGCTATGCTGAAGCCATGGCCAAGAGGCTCAAAGGCATGGGTACGAAAGGCTATGAAAATGGTTTTCGCTTAACACTTTTGCCTGACAGATTAAACGAACCATTATCCAGAAAAAAACCGACATTATACTTTGTTAATTCAATGTCAGACTTGTTTCATGGAAAGGTTCCATTTTCGTATATCGATCAAGTTATCAATGTCATTGAAAGATCTCCACAACATACGTTTCAGATTTTGACAAAACGAGCTAAGAGGATGGCTAATTATTTCTCTGGCAAACATGTTCCAGAAAACACCTGGCTTGGAGTGACTGTAGAAAACAAATCGCATGGCTTACCACGCTTGGACGAACTAAGAAAAATTAGCGCCTCAATCCGCTTTTTATCCATTGAGCCATTACTTGAAGATTTGGGTACGGTTAATCTAGACGGAATAGATTGGGTAATAGTTGGTGGTGAATCTGGCCCCAAAGCTCGACTTATGCAGAAAGAATGGGTTTGCAACATACGCGAACAATGCCAACTACAGTCTGTGGCGTTCTTTTTTAAGCAATGGGGTGGTTGGGGGGCCGACGGCGTTCGTAGGAATAAAAAGAAGAATGGACGTGAGCTTGATGGTCAGGTCTGGAATCAGACTCCAAAGATTAGTCGACAACATGAACCAATAAAAACAAGGATGGGTGGCACTTGGTAA
- a CDS encoding helix-turn-helix domain-containing protein gives MAAKKRESRILREVHETARGLHKAGVITKRRMKEYDALCNLEIAEIPPQRIKSLREQAHLSQAVFAAVLNTSISTVQKWEIGDKKPSGPSLKLLSLIDRKGLDAVL, from the coding sequence ATGGCAGCCAAAAAGCGTGAAAGTCGCATCTTGCGGGAAGTTCACGAGACCGCCAGGGGCCTGCACAAAGCCGGGGTCATCACCAAACGCCGGATGAAGGAATACGATGCCCTGTGCAACCTTGAGATAGCGGAAATTCCTCCCCAGCGGATCAAATCCCTGCGCGAGCAGGCCCACCTTAGTCAAGCGGTGTTTGCCGCCGTGCTCAATACCAGCATCTCCACGGTCCAAAAGTGGGAAATCGGCGACAAAAAGCCCAGCGGCCCATCCCTGAAACTCCTAAGCCTCATAGACCGCAAAGGGCTGGACGCCGTTTTGTGA
- a CDS encoding DUF6765 family protein has translation MQIDFHHGTVYVIARYAGFGHRDAAVVAYCSQYVDDATNSGTISFTNGAMYQRSSSAHKTFDYRNFRQMANRHVWIPFHFLPGNGGKRAGENPDGTFIDKIICRPDSPVAHDMLNECIRQRDSLHGLHRLGIAMHVYADTWSHQGFAGVSHQVNNIAALNRQGKPDPELRKRLRRFFGDIFNDATSSFVGGALPLGHGAALSHPDRPYLKWSYRDHQGQLIKRDNPEQFSAAAHAMCKAMQRFRIGDADAQPPGLPNEARDKINNLLQNLTEPDGASRHRQWLTRIKEGYFDFPPVTLDYRPKGLKSWKYEALQTRKAKDRQKDRFPYHPSFLGSDWKLFHDALLAHRYTIIRKILPRYGICAA, from the coding sequence ATGCAAATCGACTTTCATCACGGCACGGTTTACGTTATTGCCCGTTATGCCGGGTTCGGGCATCGGGATGCGGCGGTTGTTGCTTACTGCTCGCAGTATGTGGATGACGCCACCAACAGCGGCACCATCTCCTTTACCAACGGGGCCATGTATCAGCGGTCCAGTTCTGCCCATAAAACCTTTGACTACCGCAACTTCAGGCAAATGGCCAATCGCCATGTCTGGATTCCCTTTCACTTCCTGCCGGGCAACGGCGGCAAGCGGGCCGGGGAAAACCCCGACGGCACCTTCATCGACAAGATCATATGCCGCCCGGACAGCCCGGTGGCCCACGATATGCTAAATGAGTGCATCCGGCAGCGGGACAGCCTGCACGGGTTGCACCGCCTGGGAATCGCCATGCACGTTTACGCCGATACCTGGTCCCACCAGGGCTTTGCCGGCGTCAGCCACCAGGTCAACAACATCGCGGCCCTCAACCGGCAGGGCAAGCCGGACCCCGAACTGCGAAAACGGCTGAGGCGTTTCTTCGGCGATATTTTCAACGACGCGACCAGCAGCTTCGTGGGCGGCGCCCTGCCGCTGGGGCACGGCGCGGCGCTGAGCCACCCCGACCGCCCCTACCTTAAGTGGAGCTACCGCGACCACCAGGGCCAGCTCATCAAGCGGGACAACCCGGAACAGTTCAGCGCCGCCGCCCATGCCATGTGCAAGGCCATGCAGCGGTTCCGGATCGGCGACGCGGATGCCCAACCCCCGGGCCTGCCCAACGAGGCCCGGGACAAAATCAATAACCTGCTGCAAAACCTGACGGAACCCGATGGTGCTAGTCGCCACCGGCAATGGCTGACCCGGATCAAAGAAGGCTACTTCGATTTTCCGCCGGTAACGCTGGACTATCGGCCCAAGGGGTTGAAATCATGGAAATACGAAGCCTTGCAGACCCGCAAAGCAAAAGACCGGCAAAAAGACCGCTTTCCCTACCACCCCTCCTTCCTGGGCAGCGACTGGAAACTCTTCCACGACGCCCTGCTGGCCCACCGCTACACGATAATCCGCAAAATCCTCCCGCGCTACGGCATCTGCGCGGCGTAA
- a CDS encoding HigA family addiction module antitoxin, translating into MRPIHPGEILREEFMVPLGLSSSALATALRVNSPRINDIVRERRAITPNTAMRLARYFGTTAQFWLNLQTSFDLKQAELTDGQRVKKEVQPLAKAA; encoded by the coding sequence ATGCGACCAATTCATCCTGGAGAGATCCTGCGAGAGGAGTTCATGGTTCCTTTGGGGCTTAGCTCCAGCGCTCTTGCGACGGCTTTACGTGTTAACTCCCCCCGAATCAATGACATCGTGCGAGAGCGCCGAGCCATCACCCCCAACACCGCCATGCGCCTGGCTCGCTATTTCGGCACCACCGCACAATTCTGGCTGAATTTGCAAACCTCTTTTGACCTGAAACAGGCCGAACTGACAGACGGCCAGCGCGTCAAGAAAGAAGTACAACCGTTAGCCAAGGCCGCTTGA